Genomic segment of Candidatus Sysuiplasma acidicola:
TCAGAAGCGTTGATGGAGCTGATCCGCGAGGCGTCCAGGCGGGCGAAGCTGATTGACGGCAAGGACGATGCTCTGACGCTCCGCTTGAGAGAACTTGGCGGTATCGTGCGGGGGGCAGGTGATATAGCTGCAATGGAAGGAAGCAGATATATCGAAGAGAAGCACCTCAAACTAGCGCTCAAGCGTGCGAAGCCTGTAGAGGAACAGATCAGGGAGAAGTACGGTTACTTCTACAAAGCCGTAAGCGACGAGATGACAACAGCCCAGAAGCACGGCAGGAATGAATACTGGTATGAGAACGAAGTGTCACAGCAGAACAATAAGCCGGGATACGGCTGAAGGTCATAGAACCTTCACCATTCTGAAGCCGTCTTCCATATCTGAATAATACATTGGCAGCACTCCGGAAATCTGGAAGCCGAGTCTGCTATAGAAACGCAGGGCTCCAATATTGCTTTTCCGCACCTCCAGTGTTATCTTTCCCACTCCCCGCATAATCGATTTCTTCAAAAAATCAGACATGAGCATTGTGCCGACGCCGCGATGCGTGTAAGGAGCGGTGACCGCGAGCATCAGCACCCTGGAGTCGGTTCTGCCCTCAAGTACGCCCATAATCATGGCAATGATCTGACCGTCATTGACGGCAACCATAAATCCTTCTAACCACTGCCTTGATTTCTCTAGATAGAGTGACCTTGGATAAAACTCACCGAGCGTGACCTGGACGATTTCAGAAACCCGATCCACATCCTCTGGCCTGAATTCCCTTAATTCAATCATTCCGTTTTTCAGATGCGACATCAGCATTATTTCACTTTCGAGCAAGACACCTTGTAAACCAGCCTGCCCAGAGGCACAGCAGGCCGACTTAAGAGGGATTATAAATAAAGGAATGCATAGCCCTGCCGTGTGAGTGACAAACATTCACATCAAATGACTACAGGATGGAGTCGTCAGATAAGATGGACATGGAATACGATGTTGTGGTTGTAGGCGCCGGGCCTGGCGGGAGCGTTGCTGCGAAATACGCTGCCAGGTCAGGCTGCTCAACACTTCTTATAGAGAAGAGGCAGGAAATAGGTACACCGGTCAGATGCGGTGAGGGCATAGCCAAGAGATGGCTGGACGACGTGGGTATAGAACCGAGCAGCAAGTGGATAGCCAACGAGGTAGACGGTGCCAGGATTATATCACCCAACGGGACGGTGCTGACTGTGGATGAAAGCATGGCTGGCAATGAGTGCGGCTATGTCATACACAGGGATGTGTTTGATCTGTCTTTGGCCCAGCAGGCAGCCGCCGAGGGAGCCGAAGTTATGGTGAAGACGTCGGCAACTGGCATACTTAGGGACGACGGACGGATAGCTGGCATAAGGGCAAAGTCGATGGGCAAAGAATTCAACGTAAAGAGCAAGGTGGTCATTGGCTGCGACGGTTTTGAGTCGCAGGTGGGAAGATGGGCCGGACTGAACACCAATCTGAAGCCCAAGGACGTGGATTCGTGTTACGAGTATACGCTGGTCGGCGTTGACATAGACAGGCGCTATACGGACTTCTTCATAGGGAATATTGCCCCCGGTGGATATATCTGGATGTTTCCGAAGGGAGAGGACACTGCAAATGTGGGCATTGGTGTACAGACAAGCAAGATAAAGGGGCCTGGTGAGGCGAAGATGTACCTCGACAGGTTTATAGAAAACCATCCAGAATTCAGGAAGGGAAAGCCCATCATGGAGATTGCAGGTGGCGTCTCCATAAGCGCACCGCTGGAAAAGACGACGCTGCCCGGATTCATGCTCGTCGGAGATGCGGCGAGAATGATAGATCCGGTAACGGGTGGTGGCATATACAACGCATGTGTTGCAGGAAGAATTGCAGGCGAGGTTGCAGGAAAGGCAGTGGAACTCAATGACTTCAGTCAGCACATGATGGATGCCTACGAGAAGGGGTGGAGAGAGAAGATGGAAGACCACCTCTACAGAAATTATCTAATGAAAGAGAAGATTTCGAGACTGGATGACAGGACATTTGACAGACTTGTTGAAGCTATGACCAAGGTGGACATGAAACGCATGACCACGCTGGACATACTGCGTGCGATCCGGCAAAAGTATCCCGATCTTGTGAAAGAATTCGAAGAATTCATGTGATCTGGTGAACAGGCTGCCTGATCTCCTGCGCTCTGGCGTGGCATGTCGTTCGTGCGCGCTGCATAGGACCCGGTGTCACAGGATATAAATGTCACTTAGATCTGCTGCTTAAGCGGTGAGCAGCATGTCTCTGTTTAAAGTCTCGGCGGAGCTCGGGCCTGAGAATGACGGCCAAGAAGTCGTAGTCAAGGGCTGGGTAGAGGAGATTAGGGATTTGGGCGGTATTTCATTCTATCTCATCCGGGACGGCTATGGCTCCGTGCAGGTGACGCTACTGAAAAAGAAGGCGCCTGCAGAAGTCATATCTGCGCTTGAAGGGGTTTCCAGAGAAAGTGTCGTGGAAATTAGAGGAACCTTGCGAAAGTCCGAGAAATCAGGGAGGGGATTCGAGATAATTCCATCTTCTGCCTCCGTGCTTGCGCGCGCCATGACACCTCTGCCGATGGGCGTTGTGGACAGGGTTTCCACAGAGATGGAGACAAGGCTGGACAACAGATTCATAGATATCAGGAGAGCGGATCGTGGTGCAATTTTCAGGGCGAGATCGGATATTTTGCAGCTGATTAGACAGAAACTGGACGAACTGAAATTCGTGGAAGTGAGCACGCCCAAGATTGTTTCAGAGGGTGCAGAGGGTGGCGCCACGCTGTTCAAAGTCGATTATTTCGGAAGAAAGGCATATTTGGCACAGAGTCCACAGCTATACAAGCAGATGCTCATGGCTTCCGGCCTTAACCGGGTGTATGAAATAGCGTCGGCATACAGGGCCGAACTTTCAGACACAGTCAGGCACACATCTGAATTCGTTTCATTTGATGCCGAAATGGCGTTCATAGACACCATGGACGATGTCCTTGACGCTCTGCAGGCTGTTTTGATGAGCGCTATAAGCCGTGCAGCTGAGAAGTACCGGAGCACGGCAACAGAGGACGCTGAGCAACCCATTCTACCGAAGACGCCGTTTCCCCGGCTGACATACAGTGAATGTCTCGACATACTCGGCTCGGAGGGAAAGGAGACTGTGGAAGGAGACATAGATACGGAAGGAGAGAAGCTCATTGGCAGGGTGATGAAGGAAAGGGGCCATTCGATGTATTTCATCACTAAGTACCCGGCCGCCGTAAAGCCCTTCTACGTGATGGAAGAGAAGGGAACGGAATTCAGTTATTCATTCGATCTGGAATATGACGGCACCGAAATGGCCTCAGGAGGAGTGAGGGAACACAGATACGATGAGCTAGTCTCCAGGATGAAGAGAAAGAATCTGGATCCTGCAGGCTTTGAATTCTATCTTAAATCTTTCAGGTACGGCATGCCGCCGCACGGAGGCTGGGGACTTGGTGTCGACAGGCTCGTCAGCACTTTTCTCGGGCTTGGAAATGTTCGGGAGGCCATACTGTTCCCCAGAGACAGGAGCCGCCTGTCTCCGTGAATAATACACAACGTCTGCGACAGATTATATGCACGCATTGCATTAGGAAGCGATGAACAGATGGGAGACTTATACGAGAGGGAACTCAAGGGCATACTTGGGGGAGAGGAAAAGTTCCTATCAAAGCTGACAAAGAACCTTCCCTATGAACAAAAGAATGCCTACCTCAAGTTGCGGCAGAAGCACTTCCTTGTAGTGAAGGCCGCAGGCTCGTTTGGAATCGACCTTCTGGCAGTGAGGGGCAACTTTGCTTTTCCCATAGAGGTCAAGAGTTCTGCAGCGGACGTTTTCCGGTTCAGCAAGAGTGAAAAACTGGCAGAGCAGGCTTCAAGGATGAGGATCATCTGCGAGCACTCTGCTCTCGTACCTACATACGCATACAGGCTCAAAAATGCCGAGGCGGATCCGTGGAGACTGTTCACCATTGAAAGCAGCGGAGCTGGCCTCAACGGCATACAGGCGCTTCTCTTCCGCAGGCTTCCGAAGATAGGAATGACGCAGGATGGTAACGGGATTCTGAAATGGAACGATGGTATGAAACTGAGCACATTTATCGACTATTTTTCAGAAGTGATTTGATGTTGCGGCCGCAGCCATAGGAATAATGAAGACGGGTAAATGGGAGCGCCATCTGTACAGAGCGCCACCTCTGGACGGCTGCCGGTCGCCAACACCATGTGCAGGCAATGTACAGGCAGAGTTTGGTAAAAACCGCGCGGTAGCATCGAAGACCAATGCCGATGCCCATGAGACACATCGCAATGGCATAGCCCGTCGCACCTGCATATGATCCTGACAGGAAACGGAGGTCGTTAAAACGATGAAACAGTTTAGAAATTTTGAACAGAAACCTTAAAGAGATTTCAACAGAAATTTGACACTGTCTTAAATAATCCTTTAGCATTACAGAATGACGATATAAACGGGGACTGGTTCAATATTTGCCATATCGATGATAAATTCAGGATTGGCTCTTTTGCCATTTTCGGAATGAACAGTTTTCGCAGAGGTGTTACCACTTTGAACAATTCAGGTTGGCTGCTCAAGCACGCAGGAAGAGAGGAAGATGCAGGCGTTCCGCATCTTGGAACGACGTTGAACGCTGGAAAATCGTTGTCGCCAAATATCAGACATTACAGTCATTTAGGCATGCTATGTGACTCTTGCGCGAAACCGACACGGCGTCGCTGTTGACCGGACTGGAAAAATGTATCCCTTCAACACACACAGGTGCATCCGTCAGGGAGGTTCTTGAATGGCCGAGACTGTCAAAATTGGACTTACCGGTCTGCCTGGTTCAGGCAAGACAAGTACGCTGCTCAAGCTGGTAGAAATGCTTGAAGAGGAAGGAAAGACAGTTGGCGGCATGATAACCGAGCCGATTATAGAAGACAAACGCAGGGTTGGGCTCACTGTTCGCAATAAAATGAGCGGTGAAAAAGCGACGCTGGCCAGCCTGGGCTTCGAGTCCAGGTACATGTATGGAAAATTCGGCGTCGATCTGATGGCGCTTGAGGATGTGGGAGTAAAGGCCCTAGTGGAGGCTGAAGAGAAGGCGGATGTCATCATCGTCGACGAGGTTGGGAAACTGGAAGTTGAAAGCGAGAAATTTGTTGATGAAGTGAAGAATGTGCTGGACTCTGATAAAGCAGCAATACTCACACTGCACAAGAAATCGAGGAACCCGCTTCTTCAGGACATACGTAAGAGAGACGATGTTCGCATTCTTGAAGTGACACCAATAAACAGGAATCTGCTTCCCTACAAGGTAATGAAGCTGATGAAAGGACAGCTATGGTAACAGGTGACACGCACCTGGTTGAGATAGCGGAAGGAAAGATCCGCTACATGGTGCCTGAGAAGTACAACAGGAAAGGACCAGGCAGCAGAGGGAGGGAACCCTTCTACAACAGACAGATGGAATTCAACAGAGATGTCTTCATTTCGTTCCTCCGCGCTGTCGCACGCAACGGTGATACGGTGCTGGACGCAATGGCAGCCACAGGCATCAGATCAGCTCGAATCGCGTCCGAAGTGAACACTGACCTTTCAATAACAGCAAACGACACAAATCACGCTGCAGTGGAACTCATGCGCATGAACTTCAGCAGAACAGGCGCTGGCAACGTGAAAGTCACGGACAGAGATGCACGAACAATCATGTCGGAGGAGCGGTTCGATATTATTGACCTGGATCCTTTCGGTACACCCGTAGAATTTCTGCCATCTGCACTTCTTTCCGTTAGGAACGGCAAATACCTTGCAGTAACAGCAACAGATGCGGCCATGCTGTGCGGATCGGCACGTGGCTGTAAGCGGCGGTACCTCTGCATTGCAAAGCGCTGGCCATTCATGCATGAGACTGGACTCAGGAATCTAATTGGTTATGTGGTCAGGATGGCGGCGAGTTATGATAGAGCCGCAGAACCGCTGCTCTCCTACTTTACCGATCACTACTTCAGAATATACTTCAGACTGGTAATGGGTAGCACAAGAGCAGAGAAACAACTAGCGAACATGGGTTATGCACATTACGTCGGATCGACCGGTGAGAGATGGACAGACAGAGAGAGCGGAACCGATTTTACTGGTCCAATGTGGATCGGTCCACTTCATGACTCAACGCTACTCGAAAAGATGAACACGGAGTCATGGTTCGGGACTTCAGACCGCGTCTCCGCAAGGCTCGAAATATGGAAGGGTGAGGCTCTTGCGCCGGCGTTATATTACACGATGGACGAGGTTGCCTCCAAAATGAAGGTCAACATGCCGGACAGGGAAAAACTGCTTAAGGTCCTGGGTAGAAGATTCGGCACTTGTAGAACGCACTTTGATCCCAAGGGGTTCAAGACAGAGGCCGGATTCGACGAGATATGTGAAGCAATCCGTAGCGTGCAGAAAGTCTGAATGCGCTTATGTGCCGTTTTGTTGACAGTTTCCCCTGCTTAGTTACCACACTGCCACGACCGCGCGTGACCTGCTCATCGTCTGGAGGATGTCTGCTCTTCCGCCTTCTTTGAGCCTGACTGCAGGTATCCGCCAAATCCCAATGCCCAGAGAAGGGTTGGGTAAACGATGAGGCGCTCCATACCGCCTCGGTGAAGAGCACCATAGTGGCCCGTGGCATACATAACCAGCGCAATGAGCGAAAGCACACCAAGCACGACTGACAGATAGCCGAAAATGCTTCCAGTGAGCTTGTAGCTGTATATCGCGGCGAGACCGCCAAACAGGAATGCGATGAGGGCGAATATGGAGTGAGGCGCTCCGGTGGTTTCTGGAAAGATGCCCACGCCGGCCGCACCCAATCCGGTTAGGAATATCAGCACAGGGAATATCCTGGAGTCGACGCCGCGCATGAGAAGATATGCGCCGATTGTGAGTAATATGCCCAGCGCGATGATTGAGCCGTTGAAAATGGGAGCACTGACTCCCACACCGAGATCGCTTATGTAATTCGTGGACACGCTGTACGATGGCCTGATTGCCTCGGACACGAGCAGGAATAGCATGAATTCAGCAGCGCCCACAAAAATCAATATGCCAGCAGGCCTGGTGCATTTGGAATCGCGCATGTTGCCGATATAACATGACAGTTTAAATCGATTCTGCCGTCTTGGCTGAATCGAAGGCACTCATACATTAGATAGTTTTCCTCCTGAAAGTTTACCTGTCACTGCTGCCGAGCGCATGATGTCCGCTACAGTGCCATACATATGGCCGTTTCAGGATAGGTCAACTCTTACTTGAGATATCCATTGGCAACTGCATCACATGGAATACGTTGTGTTTTTCGTTCTTGTGAAAAAGCAAAATCCAGACCGGCACAACTTTTCAGAAATAAAGTTCGACGTGAACGGCTCGCATGTGCTGCCCAGTGAAGATTGGGGCAGTCGTTTCAGCACAATCACTGTCTTGTCTGGGGTATTGGAAATAATGGGAGTTGTTAAATAATGCGTAAATCGATAAAAAGCGCCAGCGGGAGGAAGGGTAATTGAGAACCCTTCGTCGACAATAATACTAAGGCAGAATAGTGTTATCGCCATTTACTATGATATCTTGTCTCGGGTATTTTCTCCAATCACCAATTGGTTTGGCCGATAGCAGGATACAAACTGTCCCGTTACTTGGCCTCACATTTATGTTCTCTGGCAATCCAATCAACCATCCAGTTCTGATAACTGCATGGACCACTGTTGCATTGGGTCTTTGCAGTTTGCTCACGTAAGATATTTCGTGCCATCTTATCAGCTATGATGGTTTACGACTTCAGATCTACCATCCTCTTGGTGCCGTTCGCCGATATGATAAATTACGATACTTCGTTCCGTTCCATCAGCAACGCCAGATTCCGTCAACGGTTCGCTGACGCTTGCCGCATCTGCCAGCCATTCCAGTCTGTCGCTCCTGTCGAATCTGGTATCCTCTTTCTTCGGGAACTACACATATCTGCTGGCATAGCCTTGGTTGCCTCTGTCTGGGCGACAGCAACACAGTCTTCTATTTCGGCCAGAGGGCAACATCACTCTTTCATCACTGACCAGTTATTCCAAGACCATCAATTTCGATGGAGACTCGAATCAGTCAGTTCTTGCAGTTGGCGCCCCCCCCCCAATCCTTCCAATATTACAGATACGTCGGCGGGTGCAGGCTTCGGGGGAATCGGTTTCAAGATATATTCATCCAATGTTTCCTACGGGAGTCTGTTTGGAATGATGCTTCAAATCAGTTCGGATATTTATTTCGTCAACGGTACTGGCATGAATCCTGCAGATGTTTCTATATGTGCATCGGTGGTCTTTCCGGCTGACCTGAGAGTTAGAACTAGTGTGTGCCCAGGGAAGGTGGTTACGACAAAGTGGACACATTGATTCACAACAATGGCGCAGAACCGATAAACAATAGGATCGTGAACGTATCAAGTATGCTGGAATATTACGGGAAGGGCCTAACTATGATATCCGGCTAGCCCAATGAGATTTACCAGGTGCTCCAACCCCAGCAGTCGGTTACACTTTCATACAGAATAGAACTGAATGGCGTCGGCCTCTATCTGTTGCCGCCTATTATTTCCATTTCATACCAGCTTATGGAGAAAAGCTTCAATATGACCTATTCTCCTTCTAAATATCTCCGTTCTGCCAATTCCGACGTCTTTTATGCATCAAACATCCTCATCGAGAGTTTCCTGCACGGTGTGTCCCACTCTGTTACCTAGTTGAGTATTCTTGCTAGACCCATTGCAGGCGACTTCTACGTATTCGACACAATCATAATTCTGTTTTTCATTCTGGCGTTTTACATAGAATACAGTGCATTCAGCAAGTGGAACAAACTCAGGCATTCCGGCAGTAAACGGCTGGAATGAACACAACAGCATCAGACCCTTCAGTCAGCGATACAGGTTGCAAATGTCACGCCGTGATGGAGTTTGCTGCCGAATATGTTTACGCAAGAGCAGTATGTCTTCGGTCTGATCCGCAAGAATTCTGGAATGTGCGATGTCTGCACTAACTGGCAGGCATCACCTCTTATTTTCACTTTAACAGTTTTTGAAAACATCAATGTCTTGGCCGAAACGCTTCGAGAATAGCAGCCGAAAACTCATCTTTCGTTTTCTTGTGCTCTTCGGACGGCGGCTCAAATGTCACTGTAGGAGCTGGTTTCGCATAGAAATTTCCAGAGCCCATCGCCGCCTTTCCGCCGCCAGTTTCAATGAAACAGTAGCCGCCTCCTGCGAATCTCTCTTGCGCTCCCATCCCAAGTTTTGATGCAATGTTCGCGGCGACAACTGCACCTTCCTGCAGGGCGAACACTCCAGCCATGGGCAGAAAAACACCATTGTGAAGCCGGATTGATGCTATGTCGCCTATTGCAAATATACCAGGATGCTTCGTTTCAAGCGTTTCCGCATTTACAGGTATCCATCCCGTCGAATCCGTAAGACCTGCCTGCCGCACGGATTCCGGTGCATTGTGCGGCGGCACATAAACCATCAAATCATACGCTGCGTCGTCGATTTCAAACAGCATGTTTCTGCGTTCATAGTCCACTTTGAGAACCATGTGCTCCGTATGATAGCCAATCTCGCGGGCTCTGAGCATGCCAACCAGAGCATTTCCCACCATATCGCCCGCGGCAAGCATAGGCTGCCACTCCGGTGTATAGACATCGACACTGCAGTCGTCTCTGATTCCTCTCTGTCTGAGTGCCGAATCAATGAGAAATGCAATCTCATAAG
This window contains:
- a CDS encoding NAD(P)/FAD-dependent oxidoreductase, with the protein product MNERTALVLGAGIGGLSVATELAKLLGGNHTVTLMDRKSRFYECAYNLGIVSGEVTDPATGEGDFSAITSSGIEFVRAEIKGIDVRGMVVKTTKGDFHAEFIVISMGAEMSPGLIPGLAQGGHNVYEKDGAAAFRRDLERMNEGRFAVLITRTPFKCPAAPYEIAFLIDSALRQRGIRDDCSVDVYTPEWQPMLAAGDMVGNALVGMLRAREIGYHTEHMVLKVDYERRNMLFEIDDAAYDLMVYVPPHNAPESVRQAGLTDSTGWIPVNAETLETKHPGIFAIGDIASIRLHNGVFLPMAGVFALQEGAVVAANIASKLGMGAQERFAGGGYCFIETGGGKAAMGSGNFYAKPAPTVTFEPPSEEHKKTKDEFSAAILEAFRPRH
- a CDS encoding tRNA (guanine(26)-N(2))-dimethyltransferase encodes the protein MVTGDTHLVEIAEGKIRYMVPEKYNRKGPGSRGREPFYNRQMEFNRDVFISFLRAVARNGDTVLDAMAATGIRSARIASEVNTDLSITANDTNHAAVELMRMNFSRTGAGNVKVTDRDARTIMSEERFDIIDLDPFGTPVEFLPSALLSVRNGKYLAVTATDAAMLCGSARGCKRRYLCIAKRWPFMHETGLRNLIGYVVRMAASYDRAAEPLLSYFTDHYFRIYFRLVMGSTRAEKQLANMGYAHYVGSTGERWTDRESGTDFTGPMWIGPLHDSTLLEKMNTESWFGTSDRVSARLEIWKGEALAPALYYTMDEVASKMKVNMPDREKLLKVLGRRFGTCRTHFDPKGFKTEAGFDEICEAIRSVQKV
- a CDS encoding DUF998 domain-containing protein produces the protein MRDSKCTRPAGILIFVGAAEFMLFLLVSEAIRPSYSVSTNYISDLGVGVSAPIFNGSIIALGILLTIGAYLLMRGVDSRIFPVLIFLTGLGAAGVGIFPETTGAPHSIFALIAFLFGGLAAIYSYKLTGSIFGYLSVVLGVLSLIALVMYATGHYGALHRGGMERLIVYPTLLWALGFGGYLQSGSKKAEEQTSSRR
- a CDS encoding Holliday junction resolvase, translating into MGDLYERELKGILGGEEKFLSKLTKNLPYEQKNAYLKLRQKHFLVVKAAGSFGIDLLAVRGNFAFPIEVKSSAADVFRFSKSEKLAEQASRMRIICEHSALVPTYAYRLKNAEADPWRLFTIESSGAGLNGIQALLFRRLPKIGMTQDGNGILKWNDGMKLSTFIDYFSEVI
- a CDS encoding NTPase, translating into MAETVKIGLTGLPGSGKTSTLLKLVEMLEEEGKTVGGMITEPIIEDKRRVGLTVRNKMSGEKATLASLGFESRYMYGKFGVDLMALEDVGVKALVEAEEKADVIIVDEVGKLEVESEKFVDEVKNVLDSDKAAILTLHKKSRNPLLQDIRKRDDVRILEVTPINRNLLPYKVMKLMKGQLW
- a CDS encoding GNAT family N-acetyltransferase, giving the protein MIELREFRPEDVDRVSEIVQVTLGEFYPRSLYLEKSRQWLEGFMVAVNDGQIIAMIMGVLEGRTDSRVLMLAVTAPYTHRGVGTMLMSDFLKKSIMRGVGKITLEVRKSNIGALRFYSRLGFQISGVLPMYYSDMEDGFRMVKVL
- a CDS encoding NAD(P)/FAD-dependent oxidoreductase, with amino-acid sequence MEYDVVVVGAGPGGSVAAKYAARSGCSTLLIEKRQEIGTPVRCGEGIAKRWLDDVGIEPSSKWIANEVDGARIISPNGTVLTVDESMAGNECGYVIHRDVFDLSLAQQAAAEGAEVMVKTSATGILRDDGRIAGIRAKSMGKEFNVKSKVVIGCDGFESQVGRWAGLNTNLKPKDVDSCYEYTLVGVDIDRRYTDFFIGNIAPGGYIWMFPKGEDTANVGIGVQTSKIKGPGEAKMYLDRFIENHPEFRKGKPIMEIAGGVSISAPLEKTTLPGFMLVGDAARMIDPVTGGGIYNACVAGRIAGEVAGKAVELNDFSQHMMDAYEKGWREKMEDHLYRNYLMKEKISRLDDRTFDRLVEAMTKVDMKRMTTLDILRAIRQKYPDLVKEFEEFM
- the aspS gene encoding aspartate--tRNA(Asn) ligase, whose protein sequence is MSLFKVSAELGPENDGQEVVVKGWVEEIRDLGGISFYLIRDGYGSVQVTLLKKKAPAEVISALEGVSRESVVEIRGTLRKSEKSGRGFEIIPSSASVLARAMTPLPMGVVDRVSTEMETRLDNRFIDIRRADRGAIFRARSDILQLIRQKLDELKFVEVSTPKIVSEGAEGGATLFKVDYFGRKAYLAQSPQLYKQMLMASGLNRVYEIASAYRAELSDTVRHTSEFVSFDAEMAFIDTMDDVLDALQAVLMSAISRAAEKYRSTATEDAEQPILPKTPFPRLTYSECLDILGSEGKETVEGDIDTEGEKLIGRVMKERGHSMYFITKYPAAVKPFYVMEEKGTEFSYSFDLEYDGTEMASGGVREHRYDELVSRMKRKNLDPAGFEFYLKSFRYGMPPHGGWGLGVDRLVSTFLGLGNVREAILFPRDRSRLSP